One stretch of Anguilla anguilla isolate fAngAng1 chromosome 5, fAngAng1.pri, whole genome shotgun sequence DNA includes these proteins:
- the gpm6ab gene encoding glycoprotein M6Ab isoform X1 — MEENMEEGQTQKGCFECCIKCLGGIPYASLIATILLYAGVALFCGCGHEALSGTVTILQNYFEVVRGPVDSLDVFTMIDIFKYVIYGVAAAFFVYGILLMVEGFFTTGAIRDLYGDFKITACGRCVSAWFILLTYIFMLAWLGVTAFTSLPVFMYFNIWTICQNTTVIEGANLCLDLRQFGIVTIGEEKKVCTGSEKFFKMCESNELDLTFHLFICALAGAGAAVIAMVHYLMVLSANWAYVKDACRMQKYEDIKSKEEQELHDIHSTRSKERLNAYT, encoded by the exons ggTGCTTTGAGTGCTGCATCAAATGCCTGGGCGGCATCCCGTACGCCTCGCTGATCGCCACCATCCTGCTCTACGCCGGGGTGGCGCTGTTCTGCGGCTGCGGGCACGAGGCGCTCTCTGGCACCGTCACCATCCTCCAGAACTACTTCGAGGTGGTGAGAGGACCCGTTGACTCCCTGGACGTCTTCACCAT gattGATATCTTCAAGTACGTGATCTACGGCGTGGCGGCAGCCTTCTTCGTGTACGGCATCCTGCTGATGGTGGAGGGCTTCTTCACGACCGGGGCCATCCGGGACCTGTACGGAGACTTCAAGATCACCGCCTGCGGCCGCTGCGTCAGCGCCTGG TTCATCCTGCTGACGTACATCTTCATGCTGGCCTGGCTGGGAGTGACTGCCTTCACCTCCCTGCCCGTCTTCATGTACTTCAACATCTGGACCATCTGCCAGAACACCACCGTCATCGAGGGGGCCAACCTCTGCCTGGATCTACGCCAATTCG gaattGTGACCATCGGAGAGGAGAAGAAAGTCTGCACCGGATCTGAGAAGTTCTTCAAGATGTGCGAATCTAACGAG CTGGACCTGACGTTCCACTTGTTCATCTGCGCCCTGGCCGGGGCAGGGGCGGCGGTCATTGCCATG GTGCATTACCTCATGGTGCTCTCTGCCAACTGGGCTTATGTGAAAGATGCATGCAGGATGCAAAAGTACGAGGATATCAAATCTAAGGAGGAACAGGAACTCCACGACATCCACTCCACCCGCTCCAAAGAGCGACTCAACGCATACACAtaa
- the gpm6ab gene encoding glycoprotein M6Ab isoform X2 — protein MGCFECCIKCLGGIPYASLIATILLYAGVALFCGCGHEALSGTVTILQNYFEVVRGPVDSLDVFTMIDIFKYVIYGVAAAFFVYGILLMVEGFFTTGAIRDLYGDFKITACGRCVSAWFILLTYIFMLAWLGVTAFTSLPVFMYFNIWTICQNTTVIEGANLCLDLRQFGIVTIGEEKKVCTGSEKFFKMCESNELDLTFHLFICALAGAGAAVIAMVHYLMVLSANWAYVKDACRMQKYEDIKSKEEQELHDIHSTRSKERLNAYT, from the exons ggTGCTTTGAGTGCTGCATCAAATGCCTGGGCGGCATCCCGTACGCCTCGCTGATCGCCACCATCCTGCTCTACGCCGGGGTGGCGCTGTTCTGCGGCTGCGGGCACGAGGCGCTCTCTGGCACCGTCACCATCCTCCAGAACTACTTCGAGGTGGTGAGAGGACCCGTTGACTCCCTGGACGTCTTCACCAT gattGATATCTTCAAGTACGTGATCTACGGCGTGGCGGCAGCCTTCTTCGTGTACGGCATCCTGCTGATGGTGGAGGGCTTCTTCACGACCGGGGCCATCCGGGACCTGTACGGAGACTTCAAGATCACCGCCTGCGGCCGCTGCGTCAGCGCCTGG TTCATCCTGCTGACGTACATCTTCATGCTGGCCTGGCTGGGAGTGACTGCCTTCACCTCCCTGCCCGTCTTCATGTACTTCAACATCTGGACCATCTGCCAGAACACCACCGTCATCGAGGGGGCCAACCTCTGCCTGGATCTACGCCAATTCG gaattGTGACCATCGGAGAGGAGAAGAAAGTCTGCACCGGATCTGAGAAGTTCTTCAAGATGTGCGAATCTAACGAG CTGGACCTGACGTTCCACTTGTTCATCTGCGCCCTGGCCGGGGCAGGGGCGGCGGTCATTGCCATG GTGCATTACCTCATGGTGCTCTCTGCCAACTGGGCTTATGTGAAAGATGCATGCAGGATGCAAAAGTACGAGGATATCAAATCTAAGGAGGAACAGGAACTCCACGACATCCACTCCACCCGCTCCAAAGAGCGACTCAACGCATACACAtaa
- the gpm6ab gene encoding glycoprotein M6Ab isoform X3, with protein MEENMEEGQTQKGCFECCIKCLGGIPYASLIATILLYAGVALFCGCGHEALSGTVTILQNYFEVVRGPVDSLDVFTMIDIFKYVIYGVAAAFFVYGILLMVEGFFTTGAIRDLYGDFKITACGRCVSAWFILLTYIFMLAWLGVTAFTSLPVFMYFNIWTICQNTTVIEGANLCLDLRQFGIVTIGEEKKVCTGSEKFFKMCESNELDLTFHLFICALAGAGAAVIAMVAGVSVLIRNFVALKSHSLGKYCTRF; from the exons ggTGCTTTGAGTGCTGCATCAAATGCCTGGGCGGCATCCCGTACGCCTCGCTGATCGCCACCATCCTGCTCTACGCCGGGGTGGCGCTGTTCTGCGGCTGCGGGCACGAGGCGCTCTCTGGCACCGTCACCATCCTCCAGAACTACTTCGAGGTGGTGAGAGGACCCGTTGACTCCCTGGACGTCTTCACCAT gattGATATCTTCAAGTACGTGATCTACGGCGTGGCGGCAGCCTTCTTCGTGTACGGCATCCTGCTGATGGTGGAGGGCTTCTTCACGACCGGGGCCATCCGGGACCTGTACGGAGACTTCAAGATCACCGCCTGCGGCCGCTGCGTCAGCGCCTGG TTCATCCTGCTGACGTACATCTTCATGCTGGCCTGGCTGGGAGTGACTGCCTTCACCTCCCTGCCCGTCTTCATGTACTTCAACATCTGGACCATCTGCCAGAACACCACCGTCATCGAGGGGGCCAACCTCTGCCTGGATCTACGCCAATTCG gaattGTGACCATCGGAGAGGAGAAGAAAGTCTGCACCGGATCTGAGAAGTTCTTCAAGATGTGCGAATCTAACGAG CTGGACCTGACGTTCCACTTGTTCATCTGCGCCCTGGCCGGGGCAGGGGCGGCGGTCATTGCCATG GTGGCGGGCGTTTCGGTTCTGATCCGAAACTTTGTCGCCCTGAAGTCCCACAGTCTGGGGAAATACTGCACGCGGTTCTAA